A single genomic interval of Koleobacter methoxysyntrophicus harbors:
- the panF gene encoding sodium/pantothenate symporter yields the protein MSNFAVLLPMVIYLGIVYWLAVYSNRIMSKSKGGFIQEYFIGSREMGGFVLALTLVATYTSASSFIGGPGVAYKMGLGWVLLAMIQLPTAFLTLGVLGKKFAIVARKINAVTINDFLWERYKNKGVVILGSVSLILFFIAAMVAQFIGGARLFEAATGLSYNVGLAIFAVTVIIYTTVGGFRAVVLTDALQGIVMVIGTLALLIGIVNYGGGMANIINTLKATDPALITPFGPNNFISKPYILSFWVLVGFGVIGLPHTAVRCMGYKDSQSMHRAMVIGTFVVGFLMLGMHLAGVLGKAIIPDVTVGDLLMPQLTLKILPPVVAGLFLAGPLAAIMSTIDSQLILASAAIVKDLYLNYINPGIGETEGGNKQLQKISFYSTALIGIIVFLAAIKPPELIVWINLFAFGGLEAAFLWPTVLGLYWKRANAAGALASMATGIAAYIYFDRVVKRFMGMHIIVPVLLIALIVFVVVSLVTKKPEDRIIERFWGA from the coding sequence ATGAGTAACTTTGCTGTATTGCTTCCAATGGTAATATATTTAGGGATAGTGTACTGGTTGGCCGTTTACAGCAATAGAATAATGTCGAAGTCAAAAGGTGGTTTTATACAGGAATATTTTATAGGCAGCAGGGAGATGGGCGGCTTTGTGCTTGCCTTAACTCTTGTTGCTACGTACACAAGTGCAAGCAGCTTTATAGGCGGCCCCGGAGTTGCATATAAAATGGGGCTTGGCTGGGTGCTGCTCGCTATGATACAGCTTCCAACAGCTTTTTTAACCCTGGGTGTTTTAGGCAAGAAATTTGCTATAGTTGCAAGGAAAATAAATGCCGTTACAATTAACGACTTCCTATGGGAACGCTATAAAAACAAAGGAGTTGTAATTCTGGGTTCTGTGAGTTTAATCCTGTTTTTTATTGCAGCAATGGTTGCTCAGTTTATCGGTGGAGCAAGGTTGTTTGAGGCCGCTACCGGTTTGAGCTATAATGTAGGGCTCGCGATTTTTGCAGTAACTGTAATTATATACACAACTGTAGGCGGTTTCAGGGCCGTAGTGCTTACAGATGCCCTTCAGGGAATAGTTATGGTGATAGGAACGTTGGCGTTGTTGATTGGTATCGTAAATTACGGTGGAGGTATGGCCAACATAATAAACACCCTTAAGGCAACAGACCCTGCTTTAATAACGCCTTTCGGGCCGAACAACTTCATATCGAAACCATATATACTGTCATTCTGGGTACTTGTGGGGTTCGGCGTAATCGGGCTGCCCCATACTGCCGTAAGATGCATGGGATATAAGGATTCCCAATCAATGCACAGAGCAATGGTTATAGGAACATTTGTAGTCGGATTCCTCATGCTCGGCATGCATCTGGCCGGAGTGCTCGGCAAGGCAATAATCCCCGATGTTACCGTCGGGGACCTGTTGATGCCCCAGTTAACCCTCAAGATTTTGCCTCCCGTGGTAGCAGGTTTATTCCTGGCAGGGCCTTTGGCTGCGATAATGTCTACTATAGATTCCCAGCTCATATTGGCTTCCGCTGCTATAGTCAAAGACCTGTATCTCAATTATATTAACCCCGGTATAGGTGAAACCGAGGGAGGCAACAAACAACTTCAGAAAATTAGCTTCTACTCAACAGCTTTGATAGGAATTATTGTGTTCCTTGCGGCCATTAAACCGCCTGAGCTAATCGTATGGATAAACCTGTTTGCCTTCGGAGGTTTGGAAGCAGCTTTTCTATGGCCTACAGTTCTTGGACTATACTGGAAGAGGGCGAATGCGGCAGGGGCGCTTGCTTCCATGGCAACAGGTATTGCAGCGTATATATATTTTGACAGGGTGGTAAAGAGGTTTATGGGTATGCACATAATAGTTCCGGTTCTTCTCATAGCGCTTATCGTGTTTGTAGTTGTGAGTTTGGTTACTAAAAAACCTGAAGATAGAATAATTGAAAGGTTTTGGGGAGCGTAA